From Myxococcales bacterium, the proteins below share one genomic window:
- the map gene encoding type I methionyl aminopeptidase, which translates to MAIEIKSPREVDDLRVACQMAAETLLLVGEKLRAGMTTDDINDIVHEDTMKRGAYPAPLKYRGFPKSVCTSVNDVVCHGIPGKEILRDGDIVNVDVTTLYKGFYGDTSATFYVGTPSPEARHVTEVARKALELGIAEVREGARFGDIGAAIQEYAEAQGCSVVRDFVGHGIGRKFHEDPQVKHYGKRGTGERMKAGMTFTIEPMVNLGRFEVKVDTKDKWTARTIDGKLSAQFEHTLVVTKDGCEVLTTRSKPLRASENVALVLL; encoded by the coding sequence GTGGCGATCGAAATCAAGAGCCCCCGTGAAGTCGACGACCTGCGCGTCGCATGCCAAATGGCCGCCGAGACCTTGCTCCTCGTGGGCGAAAAGCTCCGAGCGGGCATGACGACCGACGACATCAACGACATCGTGCACGAGGACACGATGAAGCGGGGCGCGTACCCGGCTCCCCTCAAGTACCGGGGTTTCCCGAAGAGCGTGTGCACGTCCGTGAACGACGTGGTCTGCCACGGCATCCCGGGCAAAGAGATCTTGCGGGACGGCGACATCGTCAACGTCGACGTGACGACCCTCTACAAGGGCTTCTACGGCGACACGTCGGCCACGTTCTACGTCGGCACCCCGAGCCCCGAGGCACGCCACGTCACCGAGGTGGCCCGCAAAGCGCTCGAGCTCGGCATCGCCGAGGTGCGCGAGGGGGCCCGGTTCGGCGACATCGGCGCGGCCATCCAAGAGTACGCCGAAGCCCAAGGCTGCAGCGTCGTCCGGGACTTCGTCGGTCACGGCATCGGCCGGAAATTCCACGAAGATCCGCAGGTGAAACACTACGGAAAACGTGGCACCGGCGAGCGCATGAAGGCCGGCATGACCTTCACGATCGAGCCGATGGTGAACCTCGGCCGGTTCGAGGTGAAGGTCGACACGAAGGACAAGTGGACCGCGCGCACGATCGACGGAAAGCTCTCGGCGCAGTTCGAGCACACCCTCGTCGTCACGAAGGACGGCTGCGAGGTGCTCACGACCCGCTCGAAGCCCCTCCGCGCGTCCGAGAACGTCGCGCTCGTCCTCCTCTGA
- a CDS encoding cobalamin ABC transporter substrate-binding protein, giving the protein MVSRAFRRPTSLSRTTSLLAALTLSWALSACGGKTQPRGPIGTYLGHSVALFDDGIEPAAAGITGEKRVYQPKFDPLFLERAQTSDGVVRVRITTIVAKGESSGTSFVLGCRIEKVLAGPHPPAETFDLHVAHDAPSAGILKNLDSAIVGKRFVAFVKSFVRPDGDSEMHFHFAPDTKEVADAATDANVLAEGK; this is encoded by the coding sequence ATGGTATCCCGTGCATTTCGTAGGCCCACGTCGCTGTCGCGCACGACGAGCCTCCTCGCGGCGCTGACGCTGTCCTGGGCGCTCTCCGCATGTGGCGGAAAAACTCAGCCACGCGGACCCATCGGGACCTACCTCGGCCACTCCGTGGCGCTGTTCGACGACGGCATCGAGCCCGCCGCCGCGGGCATCACGGGCGAGAAGCGCGTCTACCAGCCGAAGTTCGACCCCCTCTTCCTCGAGCGCGCGCAGACGTCCGACGGCGTCGTGCGCGTGAGGATCACGACGATCGTGGCGAAGGGCGAGTCGAGCGGCACGAGCTTCGTCCTCGGGTGCCGGATCGAAAAGGTGCTCGCGGGACCGCACCCCCCCGCCGAGACGTTCGACCTCCACGTGGCCCACGACGCCCCGTCCGCGGGCATCCTGAAGAACCTCGACTCGGCCATCGTGGGCAAGAGGTTCGTCGCGTTCGTCAAATCGTTCGTGCGGCCCGACGGTGACAGCGAGATGCACTTCCATTTCGCCCCCGACACCAAAGAAGTGGCCGACGCCGCGACGGACGCCAACGTCCTCGCCGAGGGCAAGTAG
- a CDS encoding NifU family protein, whose translation MGTVEEKLVAQCRDLVAPLVEADGGHLYLVAATQDLVHVHLTGTCAGCPGAQMTRERLIEPVVAKVAPKAVVKVTTGFSPPEGAKRVERPA comes from the coding sequence GTGGGGACCGTGGAAGAAAAACTCGTGGCGCAGTGTCGCGATCTCGTGGCCCCCCTCGTCGAAGCCGACGGAGGTCACCTCTACCTGGTCGCGGCCACCCAAGACCTCGTCCACGTGCACCTCACGGGCACGTGCGCGGGGTGCCCGGGGGCCCAGATGACACGCGAGCGCCTCATCGAGCCCGTGGTGGCCAAGGTGGCCCCGAAGGCGGTCGTCAAGGTCACGACGGGCTTCTCGCCCCCCGAAGGAGCAAAGCGAGTGGAGAGGCCGGCCTAA